One Panicum virgatum strain AP13 chromosome 9K, P.virgatum_v5, whole genome shotgun sequence genomic region harbors:
- the LOC120651546 gene encoding uncharacterized protein LOC120651546: MWVEILCGLVAYKVIRHFFFDDGDDASYLADLDSSHSDLCFAVAARLEKLYAGRCFVGLRIPDPDAGERQHIDVVLVTKSEVMVVAIKNFSGFVEADKDGNCSCPTDKKRKQEIIPNPVLEVNRLAANLQSYLEQRGAKLPDGHIIGRVVLPNPNCRPSYNITIQPEVMLYDQWKDLKADSKSGLSTWFKGAFTGSKSDMQDSVLQNLHFILSTSPMWDRLELKGDKNVLGEFIEFKGRHEDIQLLKNLKRSKVSRFIIQKSTLFGGFGRSRVQILYSPRDYQAEGASSSEWKEISVKQYTEIVFQPLHSKKVRKFKLSRVVSVTLSA; encoded by the exons atgtgggTGGAGATCCTGTGCGGCCTGGTGGCCTACAAGGTCATCCGCCACTTCTTcttcgacgacggcgacgacgctTCCTACCTCGCTGACCTCGACTCCTCCCACTCCGACCTCTGCTTCGCCGTCGCTGCCAG GCTCGAGAAGCTCTACGCCGGCCGATGCTTCGTCGGCCTCCGCATCCCCGATcccgacgccggcgagcgccagCACATCGATGTCGTCCTCGTCACCAAGAG TgaggtgatggtggtggcaATTAAGAATTTCTCTGGCTTCGTTGAGGCTGACAAGGATGGAAATTGCTCTTGTCCAACTGACAAGAAGCGTAAGCAAGAGATAATTCCCAACCCG gTACTAGAAGTCAACAGACTAGCTGCTAATCTTCAATCATACTTGGAGCAAAGGGGAGCAAAGCTACCCGATGGGCATATAATTGGAAGAGTTGTTCTGCCAAATCCCAACTGCAG GCCTTCATATAATATAACTATTCAACCAGAGGTTATGTTGTATGATCAATGGAAAGATCTTAAGGCAGACTCAAAGAGTGGACTCTCAACGTGGTTTAAAGGTGCATTTACTGGAAGCAAAAGTGACATGCAAGATTCAGTACTCCAGAACCTACATTTTATTCTTAGCACATCACCTATGTGGGACAG GTTGGAACTCAAAGGAGACAAAAATGTTCTTGGTGAGTTCATCGAGTTCAAAGGGAGGCATGAGGACATTCAACTTCTCAAAAATCTTAAGAGGTCAAAAGTCAGTCGATTCATCATCCAGAAGTCAACTCTtttcggtggttttg GTAGGTCACGGGTTCAAATATTGTATTCTCCTCGCGATTATCAAGCTGAGGGGGCTTCATCTTCAGAATGGAAAGAGATATCTGTGAAGCAATACACAGAGATTGTTTTCCAGCCCTTGCACTCCAAAAAAGTTCGGAAATTCAAGCTGTCACGTGTTGTTTCTGTTACACTGAGTGCCTAG
- the LOC120651547 gene encoding cinnamoyl-CoA reductase-like SNL6 — translation MCPGSVDAAPAAGKSVCVMDAAGPLGHALVDRLLRRGYTVHAATYGLGGDDGGAEAAALRKQYLPRGAGDAYGHRLKVFRADPFDYHAIADAVRGCAGVFCMFNTPDDQAQCDELTVEEEEVRAAHNVLEACAQTDAMERVVFTSSVTAVVWTGDADKEDGHLAVDERCWSDLAFCRKFKLWHALAKTLSEKTAWALAMDRGVDMVAINAGLLTAPGLTAAHPYLKGAPDMYAAGVLTTVDVDFLADAHVAAYECPTAYGRYLCFNNAVCRPEDAVKLAQMLSPAAPRSPPSDELKVIPQRIQNKKLNKLMLEFASGVYGKLD, via the exons ATGTGCCCGGGGTCGGTggacgcggcgccggcggcggggaagagCGTGTGCGTCATGGACGCCGCGGGGCCGCTGGGCCACGCACTCGTcgaccgcctcctccgccggggCTACACCGTCCACGCCGCCACGTACGGCCTCGGgggggacgacggcggcgcggaggcggccgcccTGCGCAAGCAGTACCtgccgcgcggcgccggcgacgcgtaCGGGCACCGCCTCAAGGTGTTCCGGGCCGATCCCTTCGACTACCACGCCATCGCCGACGCCGTCCGCGGGTGCGCCGGCGTCTTCTGCATGTTCAACACGCCCGACGACCAGGCGCAGTGCGAT gagttgacggtggaggaggaggaggttcgCGCGGCGCACAACGTGCTGGAGGCGTGCGCGCAGACGGACGCCATGGAGCGCGTCGTCTTCACGTCCTCCGTCACCGCCGTCGTCTGGACCGGCGACGCCGACAAGGAGGACGGgcacctcgccgtcgacgagaGGTGCTGGAGCGACCTCGCCTTCTGCAGGAAATTCAAG CTGTGGCACGCCCTGGCCAAGACGCTCTCGGAGAAGACGGCGTGGGCGCTGGCCATGGACCGGGGCGTCGACATGGTGGCCATCAACGCCGGCCTGCTCACGGCGCCGGGGCTCACCGCCGCGCACCCCTACCTCAAGGGCGCCCCCGACATGTACGCCGCCGGCGTCCTCACCACCGTCGACGTCGACTTCCTCGCCGACGCGCATGTCGCCGCCTACGAGTGCCCCACCGCCTACGGCAGGTACCTCTGCTTCAACAACGCCGTGTGCCGGCCCGAGGATGCCGTCAAGCTCGCGCAGATGCTctcgccggccgcgccacgCTCGCCACCAAG TGACGAGCTGAAGGTGATCCCACAGAGGATCCAGAACAAGAAGCTCAACAAGCTGATGCTGGAGTTCGCCAGCGGGGTATACGGGAAGCTGGACTAG